The DNA sequence GATATAAGACGTCTTGCCAGTTCCTGGTGCTCCGTGTAGCAAAATGAGCCCGGAACTATCAACATTTAGAGATGCTTGAATAACTTCGTGAATAGGCAAAAAGTCGTCATTATAGTGCGCATTTATATCTAAGGTAATTTCACTGATGCTGATGTCTTCGGTATAGTAATCAAAGCCACTTTTAGACAATACCTTGAAAACGGCGGTTTTCTTTTGGCTAAATTTACGCTTGATTTCTTCAAAATACCCTCTGATCCACGTTTCTAGCTTTTGGTCGAGATGGTTATAAAGTGCTTCAATGTAAAGCCTTTCGTAATCCAGTGAGATCCAAATGCAAAAATCATCACTTGCACTTTTGAAAAAATGCTGACGAGGAAAATCCCCTTTTTCTTCGGTTTCTTCTTCATCCTGATTTTTCCATATCTTGAAAATGAGTTCCAATTTTCGTTCGGATGCGTGTAGGAGCTCCAGCAGGGTTTTCAGGTTTTCCTCCTTATCATCCAGTTGTAATTCTAAAAAATGCTTAGAAGGAAGGCAATCAAAAGCCTGGATAAAGTACTTTTCTCTTAAGAAATTACCGTGTGAGTTGTAGTTTTTTAACAATTCGTTCATTGGGGGATAGTTGGAGGTTGAGATCAGCGTTGACCAAAAGCACCGCGTAGGGTATGCACTTTCGGAATAACTTTAAATCGGTTAGTGAACGGGTGAAATTACATAATAGTTCCTTATTAAACCAACAAGCGCTCCTCTCCAATAAAGGAAAGGAACGCTTGTTGGTAGTTGTTGATTTTTTACAATACTATTTTATCAGTGTCACATCACCGCGATAGGTCAGTACAACACCATCAAGAAATTCGATTTCGATTACGTAAACGTATACTCCTGGCTGCATGGTCTCCCCATTTTTGCTGCCATCCCATAGTTTGGTGCCATTTAGGCAGGCAGGTTCTAGCAGGGTAGCTTCGTACAGGAGGCCACCCCAGCGGTCGAACAAGCGAGCCGAGGTAATGGTTCTTACTCCCAAACAGGCAAATACCGCAAACTCATCATTGCGTCCGTCTCCGTTAGGACTGAAAATATTAGGAATGTAGACGTTGCGGTTCGCATCCAGTTCTACAAAAACGGTCTCTGATGCCGTACAACCATTTTCATTCACCACGGTGAGGGTGTATTCCAAGCTACGCTCAGGAAAGACAAATGGATTGCGAATGGTATCAGAGCTCAGAAATTCAGCAGGGGTCCATTGGTAATTGTAGATGCCGCCGGGAGTAATCGTCGGGAGTAACTGTACGGTGCTATCACCTAGTTCTACCACAATGGGCGAGTCCATAATAATCTGGATTTGCCCTGGAGAAACGATGGTTATCTCCAACTCTTCGGTACATCCATTGATATCTTCTACCGTAACGATATGGTCACCAGCAAAAACGGTAGCGGGTTGTAGTACCGGAAAGTTGAGACCGTTGTTATCCACCATGAAGGTATATTCTTCAAAAGGATTATTGGCCCCACCAAACACGGTGTCAATAACAATAAAGGTAGGGTCACCAAAACAGAGTGGCGGTTCAATCGGCTCAAGAGAGAAGACCAATGGGTCAGGTTCACCAATAGTGAAGCTCAGGTCATCAGTACAGCCTTTAAAGTCCGTTACCGTTACGGAATAAGTGCCCGCCGCAAGGTTGGCGTTGATCGCTCCAACGGCATTATTGTTCCATACATACTGGTAAGGGTTGGCTGGATTGACGTTGCCGCCAGTAGCCGTTACGGCGATTACGCCATCGGTGTCGCCGGCACAAGTCACTTGATCCGTTGTGGTTACCTGATCAATAGCTAGCGTTAATACTGCCGGCTGGTCTACCACCACCGTTTGGGTAAAGGTACACATGTTGGCATCGGTGATGACCGCCGTATAAGGGCCCGCACTCAGGTTATTGATGTTAGCTGTTGTTTCGCTGGTTTCCACCCAGAAAAAGGAGTAAGGCCCTGTTCCTCCCATCGGATCGATGGTAATGCTGCCATCGGCATCACCATTACAGCTGACAGGAGAAATTTCAGTACCAACTACGATGGGGGCAGGGGCATCGATGGTGAATTCTACATCAACACCACATAAGCCACCAATCACATTCAGGGTTTGGGTACCCTCACAGAGTTGAACAGCTGTGGAAGTAAGGCCGCCATTGGTCATCTCTCCTGAGTTCCAGGTGAAAATAAAGTCACCGGGCGAACCATCACTATAGCTGGCCGTAGCGGTAGCCATGGCGTCACAAGTGTTGTCGTCAGGACAGCTGGTATCTGTAACGTTAGAGAAGACGACATTGATGGTAGGAGCATCTTCAACAGTGATGACGAAGGTTTCACTACTACAATTGTTGGCATCGAAAATAACCAGCGTATAGTCACCTGCTGCCAAAGAGGTAATCGGGTTCTGGGTAGTAG is a window from the Lewinella sp. LCG006 genome containing:
- a CDS encoding ATP-binding protein, which produces MNELLKNYNSHGNFLREKYFIQAFDCLPSKHFLELQLDDKEENLKTLLELLHASERKLELIFKIWKNQDEEETEEKGDFPRQHFFKSASDDFCIWISLDYERLYIEALYNHLDQKLETWIRGYFEEIKRKFSQKKTAVFKVLSKSGFDYYTEDISISEITLDINAHYNDDFLPIHEVIQASLNVDSSGLILLHGAPGTGKTSYIKYLLSKQGKRNFIFIPNDFVSELLQPNFVSFLISNKNSILVIEDAEKVIISRDSNSENSVVSTILQLTDGLFSDFLNIKIICTFNTSIDKVDKALLRKGRMIAYYEFKALTSNKANTLLSALGHETGNKAMTLAEIFNIDKIDFERNTMSNAIGFKK